From the genome of Eucalyptus grandis isolate ANBG69807.140 chromosome 2, ASM1654582v1, whole genome shotgun sequence, one region includes:
- the LOC104433945 gene encoding LOW QUALITY PROTEIN: glycosyltransferase BC10 (The sequence of the model RefSeq protein was modified relative to this genomic sequence to represent the inferred CDS: inserted 1 base in 1 codon), with protein sequence MYRSPYILSLALLLSLSLLFFLGPRLLGPAPPLPLPISPSDESDDLSLLRRASSPTSPSRLSSASRRPKIAFLFLTNTXLHFAPLWQRFFSGSPRHRRLFNVYVHADPSSNVSAPADGVFAGRFIAAKRTARASPTLISATRRLLATAILDDPANTYFALVSQYCVPLHSLAYVYRSLFEAPRFDLTDPDASSSHGVLLRFRSYIEILSRSKSLWKRYTSRGRYAMLPEVPFEQFRVGSQFFVLTRRHARAVVRDRKLWKKFRLPCYQENSCYPEEHYFPTLLSMEDPGGCTHYTLTRVNWTGTVNGHPHTYRPPEVSPDLIRRLRSSNYSESYLFARKFSPDCLEPLMSIADKVIFRD encoded by the exons ATGTACAGATCTCCATACATTCTCTCCCTcgccctcctcctctccctctccctcctcttcttcctcgggcCCCGCCTCCTCGGCCCCGCGCCGCCGCTCCCCCTCCCCATCTCCCCCTCCGACGAGAGCGACGACCTCTCCCTCCTCCGCCGCGCCTCCTCCCCGACCTCCCCCtcccgcctctcctccgcctcccgCCGCCCCAAGATcgccttcctcttcctcaccaACA CCCTCCACTTCGCCCCTCTCTGGCAGCGCTTCTTCTCCGGGTCCccgcgccaccgccgcctctTCAACGTCTACGTCCACGCCGACCCCTCCTCCAACGTCTCCGCCCCCGCCGACGGCGTCTTCGCCGGCCGCTTCATCGCCGCCAAGCGCACCGCCCGCGCCTCCCCGACCCTCATCTCCGCCacccgccgcctcctcgccacCGCCATCCTCGACGATCCCGCCAACACCTACTTCGCCCTCGTCTCCCAGTACTGCGTCCCGCTCCACTCCTTGGCCTACGTCTACCGGTCCCTCTTCGAGGCCCCCCGCTTCGACCTCACCGACCCCGATGCCTCCAGCAGCCACGGCGTCCTCCTCCGCTTCCGCAGCTACATCGAGATCCTCTCCCGGTCCAAGAGCCTCTGGAAGCGGTACACGTCCCGGGGGCGGTACGCGATGCTCCCCGAGGTCCCGTTCGAGCAGTTCCGGGTCGGATCCCAGTTCTTCGTCCTCACGCGCCGCCACGCCCGGGCCGTCGTGAGGGACCGCAAGCTCTGGAAGAAGTTCCGGCTGCCCTGCTACCAGGAGAACTCGTGCTATCCTGAGGAGCATTACTTCCCGACCCTCCTGTCCATGGAGGACCCTGGCGGCTGCACGCATTACACGCTGACCCGGGTCAATTGGACGGGCACCGTCAATGGGCACCCCCACACGTACCGGCCCCCGGAGGTCTCCCCCGACCTGATCCGCCGGCTCCGCTCGTCCAATTACTCGGAGTCGTACCTTTTCGCGAGGAAATTCTCGCCGGATTGCTTGGAGCCGTTGATGAGCATCGCCGACAAGGTCATTTTCCGCGACTGA
- the LOC104433944 gene encoding protein IQ-DOMAIN 1 isoform X1, producing MGVSGKWIKALVGLKKSQKSPSNKDEEKVNGSQSHSKSLCSANCSVGTETENIHDQLNCNYASHVGDANEHFIPDPACSLSTCFDVQKTDHHQQILREELAAARIQTAFRGFLARRALSALKGLVRLQALIRGHSVRKQAAMTLRCMQALVRVQAHVRARRVRLALESQTAEQKFKQQTAKEAQVRQIEQEGWCDHIGSAEEIQAKLVKRQEAAAKRERAMAYSLAHQWQAGSKQLAAPTGFEPDKSSWGWTWLERWMAVRPWENRFLDINIGDGMTIQESGSAQSADDTRAQSKSASKKPGSTNLCNQKRGSSQTNVVGSSSSKSLNKMPSDQAVPSKPESKLVNDGIQLAQARLGRSSRSQSNPKERSVPSDKQAKKRFSLPNSGSTVGAPTAKNPSRTAASRKLDLPARRVSEAN from the exons ATGGGCGTCTCTGGGAAATGGATCAAAGCCTTAGTTGGTttgaaaaaatcacaaaaatcacCTTCAAATAAGGATGAAGAG AAGGTGAATGGTAGCCAATCACATTCCAAGTCTCTGTGCTCTGCTAACTGTTCAGTTGGTACGGAGACCGAAAACATCCACGACCAGCTTAATTGCAATTATGCTTCTCATGTTGGGGATGCAAATGAACATTTCATCCCTGATCCTGCTTGTAGTCTTTCCACCTGCTTTGATGTACAGAAAACTGATCATCACCAGCAAATTTTAAGAGAAGAGTTGGCTGCAGCGCGCATCCAAACAGCTTTCCGGGGTTTCCTG GCAAGAAGAGCTTTAAGTGCTTTGAAGGGGTTGGTGAGGCTTCAGGCCCTTATCAGAGGTCATTCTGTGAGAAAGCAAGCTGCAATGACACTGCGTTGCATGCAAGCTTTAGTAAGAGTTCAAGCCCATGTACGGGCAAGGCGGGTGCGACTAGCATTGGAAAGTCAAACAGCAGAACAGAAATTTAAGCAACAAACTGCAAAGGAGGCTCAAGTTCGGCAGATTGAA CAGGAAGGTTGGTGTGACCACATAGGATCTGCAGAAGAAATTCAAGCCAAGTTAGTGAAGAGGCAGGAAGCTGCAGCTAAGCGCGAAAGAGCCATGGCTTATTCCTTAGCTCATCAG TGGCAAGCAGGATCAAAACAACTGGCAGCACCTACAGGGTTTGAACCTGACAAAAGCAGCTGGGGATGGACCTGGTTGGAGAGATGGATGGCAGTTCGTCCATGGGAGAACCGATTTCTCGACATTAATATCGGTGATGGAATGACAATTCAAGAAAGTGGCTCGGCACAGAGTGCGGATGACACTAGAGCCCAGTCGAAGTCTGCCAGCAAGAAACCGGGTTCAACAAATCTTTGCAATCAGAAAAGAGGGTCTTCTCAGACTAATGTCGTTGGCTCTTCATCTAGTAAATCATTGAATAAGATGCCCTCTGATCAGGCAGTCCCTTCCAAGCCAGAGTCAAAGCTTGTcaatgatggaattcaattgGCCCAAGCCAGGCTTGGTCGTAGTTCCAGATCGCAAAGTAATCCTAAAGAGAGATCAGTGCCATCTGATAAACAGGCAAAGAAGCGATTCTCTCTGCCTAATTCTG GATCGACCGTCGGGGCACCAACTGCTAAAAACCCCAGCAGAACTGCTGCATCGAGAAAATTGGATCTGCCGGCAAGACGTGTTTCCGAGGCGAACTGA
- the LOC104433943 gene encoding probable receptor-like protein kinase At1g49730 → MAAGSGADRLIRKIHGCFRPPPPPPGPVSFVRHYSYKDIKKATGSFCRIIYSDAHGAAYRANFDDAGLALVKEVKEFDQSNEVFYREVQLLGRLHHRHLLALRGFCMGQKSLLVFDNVENGSLKDHLNDPLRTPLNWRTRLQIANGVAAALEYLLLFNDPPVYHVSVNSSNVMLDENFIAKLSDVGFLGYSGNHTGTTHPKDCIEAESRNIIFQLGMLMLELITGQSSEGGGANLIQWVQEYHLGSSIYKLIDPDLGNDYDSRELRNLLEVARLCIKSRDKPVLSAARLFRYLQKKIDNPVS, encoded by the exons ATGGCGGCCGGCTCCGGCGCCGATCGCCTGATCCGTAAGATCCACGGCTGCTTCCgcccccctcctcctccgccag GTCCAGTTTCTTTTGTGAGGCACTACTCATACAAGGACATAAAGAAGGCAACGGGCAGTTTTTGCAGGATCATCTATAGCGATGCTCATGGGGCGGCTTACAGAGCCAACTTTGATGATGCTGGGCTTGCTTTGGTTAAGGAGGTTAAGGAATTTGATCAGAGTAATGAGGTCTTCTACAGAGAAGTGCAGCTCTTAGGCCGTTTGCATCACCGCCACCTCCTTGCACTTAGAGGGTTCTGTATGGGGCAAAAGAG TTTGTTAGTGTTTGACAATGTCGAGAATGGAAGCTTGAAGGATCATCTCAATG ATCCTCTTAGGACTCCTTTGAATTGGAGAACAAGATTACAGATAGCCAATGGTGTAGCTGCTGCATTG GAATATTTGCTCCTATTTAATGATCCCCCAGTATATCATGTATCTGTCAACTCAAGCAATGTCATGTTGGATGAGAACTTCATTGCCAAG CTATCAGACGTTGGTTTTCTTGGTTATTCTGGGAATCACACAGGAACTACTCATCCAAAAG ATTGTATTGAGGCAGAATCCAGAAACATCATTTTCCAGCTTGGCATGCTGATGCTGGAGCTCATCACTGGGCAATCATCAGAAGGGGGAGGCGCCAATCTGATCCAGTGGGTTCAAGAATATCATTTGGGTAGCTCCATTTATAAGCTGATAGACCCAGATCTTGGAAATGACTATGATTCGAGGGAGCTAAGAAATCTCCTGGAGGTAGCGAGACTATGTATCAAATCGAGGGACAAACCGGTGCTGTCGGCTGCTAGACTGTTTCGGTATCTCCAGAAGAAGATAGATAATCCAGTCAGTTAG
- the LOC104433944 gene encoding protein IQ-DOMAIN 1 isoform X2: MGVSGKWIKALVGLKKSQKSPSNKDEEKVNGSQSHSKSLCSANCSVGTETENIHDQLNCNYASHVGDANEHFIPDPACSLSTCFDVQKTDHHQQILREELAAARIQTAFRGFLARRALSALKGLVRLQALIRGHSVRKQAAMTLRCMQALVRVQAHVRARRVRLALESQTAEQKFKQQTAKEAQVRQIEEGWCDHIGSAEEIQAKLVKRQEAAAKRERAMAYSLAHQWQAGSKQLAAPTGFEPDKSSWGWTWLERWMAVRPWENRFLDINIGDGMTIQESGSAQSADDTRAQSKSASKKPGSTNLCNQKRGSSQTNVVGSSSSKSLNKMPSDQAVPSKPESKLVNDGIQLAQARLGRSSRSQSNPKERSVPSDKQAKKRFSLPNSGSTVGAPTAKNPSRTAASRKLDLPARRVSEAN; encoded by the exons ATGGGCGTCTCTGGGAAATGGATCAAAGCCTTAGTTGGTttgaaaaaatcacaaaaatcacCTTCAAATAAGGATGAAGAG AAGGTGAATGGTAGCCAATCACATTCCAAGTCTCTGTGCTCTGCTAACTGTTCAGTTGGTACGGAGACCGAAAACATCCACGACCAGCTTAATTGCAATTATGCTTCTCATGTTGGGGATGCAAATGAACATTTCATCCCTGATCCTGCTTGTAGTCTTTCCACCTGCTTTGATGTACAGAAAACTGATCATCACCAGCAAATTTTAAGAGAAGAGTTGGCTGCAGCGCGCATCCAAACAGCTTTCCGGGGTTTCCTG GCAAGAAGAGCTTTAAGTGCTTTGAAGGGGTTGGTGAGGCTTCAGGCCCTTATCAGAGGTCATTCTGTGAGAAAGCAAGCTGCAATGACACTGCGTTGCATGCAAGCTTTAGTAAGAGTTCAAGCCCATGTACGGGCAAGGCGGGTGCGACTAGCATTGGAAAGTCAAACAGCAGAACAGAAATTTAAGCAACAAACTGCAAAGGAGGCTCAAGTTCGGCAGATTGAA GAAGGTTGGTGTGACCACATAGGATCTGCAGAAGAAATTCAAGCCAAGTTAGTGAAGAGGCAGGAAGCTGCAGCTAAGCGCGAAAGAGCCATGGCTTATTCCTTAGCTCATCAG TGGCAAGCAGGATCAAAACAACTGGCAGCACCTACAGGGTTTGAACCTGACAAAAGCAGCTGGGGATGGACCTGGTTGGAGAGATGGATGGCAGTTCGTCCATGGGAGAACCGATTTCTCGACATTAATATCGGTGATGGAATGACAATTCAAGAAAGTGGCTCGGCACAGAGTGCGGATGACACTAGAGCCCAGTCGAAGTCTGCCAGCAAGAAACCGGGTTCAACAAATCTTTGCAATCAGAAAAGAGGGTCTTCTCAGACTAATGTCGTTGGCTCTTCATCTAGTAAATCATTGAATAAGATGCCCTCTGATCAGGCAGTCCCTTCCAAGCCAGAGTCAAAGCTTGTcaatgatggaattcaattgGCCCAAGCCAGGCTTGGTCGTAGTTCCAGATCGCAAAGTAATCCTAAAGAGAGATCAGTGCCATCTGATAAACAGGCAAAGAAGCGATTCTCTCTGCCTAATTCTG GATCGACCGTCGGGGCACCAACTGCTAAAAACCCCAGCAGAACTGCTGCATCGAGAAAATTGGATCTGCCGGCAAGACGTGTTTCCGAGGCGAACTGA
- the LOC104433946 gene encoding serine/threonine-protein phosphatase BSL3 — MEVDSSMATDADHDPAVQNHNNGPSPPPAEQPPAGGGSPAAPPQPPPSQQQAGVQQSPVVGPRPAPTYSVVNAILEKKEDGPGPRCGHTLTAVAAVGEEGTPGYIGPRLILFGGATALEGNSAASGAPSSAGNAGIRLAGATADVHCYDVLTNKWSRITPFGEPPTPRAAHVACAVGTMVVIQGGIGPAGLSAEDLHVLDLTQQRPRWHRVVVQGPGPGPRYGHVMALVGQRYLMAIGGNDGKRPLADVWALDTAAKPYEWRKLEPEGEGPPPCMYATASARSDGLLLLCGGRDASSVPLASAYGLAKHRDGRWEWAIAPGVSPSPRYQHAAVFVNARLHVSGGALGGGRMVEDSSSVAVLDTAAGVWCDTKSVVTSPRTGRYSADAAGGDAAVELTRRCRHAAAAVGDLIFIYGGLRGGVLLDDLLVAEDLAAAETTTAASHAAAAAASSNSQSPRLTGRYGYVDERTRQMIEAVPDGAVVLGNPVAPPVNGDMYTDISTENAMLQGSRRMAKSVEDLVKASAAEAEAISATLAAAKARQSNGEVESPDRDRGAEATPSGKQLSSSVKIPDSAGPNIIAPAGVRLHHRAVVVAAETGGALGGMVRQLSIDQFENEGRRVSYGTPESASAARKLLDRQMSINNVPKKVIAHLLKPRGWKPPVRRQFFLDCNEIADLCDSAEKIFSSEPSVLQLKAPIKIFGDLHGQFGDLMRLFDEYGAPSTAGDIAYIDYLFLGDYVDRGQHSLETITLLLALKVEYPSNVHLIRGNHEAADINALFGFRIECIERMGERDGIWAWHRINRLFNWLPLAALIEKKIICMHGGIGRSINHVEQIESIQRPITMEAGSIVLMDLLWSDPTENDSVEGLRPNARGPGLVTFGPDRVMEFCNINDLQLIVRAHECVMDGFERFAQGHLITLFSATNYCGTANNAGAILVLGRDLVVVPKLIHPLPPAISSPETSPERHIEDTWMQELNANRPPTPTRGRPQVATDRGSLAWI; from the exons ATGGAGGTCGATTCCTCGATGGCGACCGATGCCGATCACGATCCGGCGGTCCAGAACCACAACAACGGCCCGTCCCCTCCGCCCGCGGAGCAGCCTCCGGCCGGGGGCGGATCCCCGGCGGCGCCCCCGCAGCCGCCGCCGTCGCAGCAGCAGGCGGGCGTGCAGCAGAGCCCCGTGGTCGGGCCGAGGCCGGCCCCGACGTACTCGGTGGTGAACGCGATattggagaagaaggaggacgGCCCCGGGCCGAGGTGTGGGCACACGTTAACCGCGGTGGCCGCGGTCGGGGAGGAGGGGACTCCCGGTTACATTGGGCCGAGGCTGATTCTGTTCGGCGGCGCAACTGCTCTCGAGGGCAATTCGGCGGCTTCAGGAGCTCCATCGTCAGCTGGGAACGCCGGAATCA GACTTGCTGGTGCCACTGCTGATGTGCACTGTTATGAtgtcttgacaaataaatggtCTAG GATTACTCCATTTGGAGAACCACCCACACCAAGAGCAGCCCATGTGGCTTGTGCCGTGGGAACTATGGTTGTCATTCAG GGTGGAATTGGTCCTGCTGGCTTGTCTGCTGAGGATCTTCATGTTCTCGATCTTACACAGCAAAGACCAAGATGGCATAG AGTTGTTGTTCAAGGTCCTGGCCCAGGGCCACGGTATGGACATGTTATGGCCCTGGTGGGGCAAAGATATCTCATGGCAATTGGTGGAAATGACG GAAAGCGGCCTTTGGCTGATGTATGGGCCCTGGATACTGCTGCCAAACCCTATGAATGGAGGAAGTTAGAACCAGAAGGCGAGGGACCACCTCCTTGCAT GTATGCAACTGCTAGTGCACGTTCCGACGGTCTTCTTCTGCTTTGTGGAGGGAGGGATGCAAGTAGCGTG CCCCTGGCAAGTGCATATGGACTCGCCAAACATAGGGATGGACGATGGGAATGGGCCATTGCCCCTGGTGTTTCCCCATCTCCAAGATACCAGCATGCAGCG GTCTTCGTTAATGCTCGTCTCCATGTATCTGGAGGTGCACTTGGCGGTGGACGAATGGTAGAGGACTCGTCAAGTGTGGCTG TGTTGGATACTGCAGCTGGTGTTTGGTGTGATACCAAGTCCGTTGTTACTAGTCCTAGAACAGGCAGATACAGTGCTGACGCAGCTGGTGGCGATGCTGCAGTTGAGCTGACAAGGCGCTGCAGGCATGCAGCTGCTGCTGTTGGCGatctaatatttatttatggtgGCTTACGTGGTG GTGTCTTGCTGGATGACCTGCTTGTTGCTGAAGATCTGGCTGCCGCAGAAACGACTACTGCAGCTTCACATGCTGCTGCTGCAGCTGCTTCATCGAATTCTCAATCACCTCGGCTAACAGGAAGATATGGTTATGTTGATGAAAGAACAAGACAGATGATTGAGGCAGTCCCGGATGGTGCAGTTGTGCTCGGAAACCCAGTTGCTCCCCCTGTAAATGGTGACATGTATACTGACATAAGCACTGAAAATGCTATGCTTCAGGGATCACG GAGAATGGCTAAGAGTGTTGAAGACTTGGTTAAAGCATCAGCAGCAGAAGCTGAGGCTATTAGTGCTACTTTAGCAGCTGCAAAGGCCCGGCAAAGTAATGGAGAAGTTGAATCGCCGGATAGGGATCGTGGTGCAGAGGCTACTCCCAGTGGGAAGCAATTATCTTCTTCTGTTAAAATACCTGATTCTGCTGGACCAAATATTATTGCCCCAGCTGGAGTGCGGCTGCATCATAGAGCT GTGGTTGTAGCTGCAGAAACTGGTGGAGCTTTGGGTGGCATGGTCAGACAACTTTCAATAGATCAGTTCGAAAATGAAGGCAGGCGGGTCAGCTATGGAACGCCGGAGAGTGCTTCTGCAGCAAGGAAGTTGCTAGATCGACAAATGTCAATTAACAATGTGCCCAAGAAG GTCATCGCACATCTTTTAAAGCCTCGTGGATGGAAGCCTCCAGTGCGCCGGCAGTTTTTCTTAGATTGCAATGAAATTGCTGATCTTTGCGACAGTGCTGAGAAGATATTCTCTAGTGAACCTAGTGTGTTACAGCTTAAGGCTCCTATAAAAATTTTTGGTGATTTGCATGGCCAATTTGGAGATCTCATGCGTCTTTTTGATGAGTATGGGGCACCTTCAACTGCTGGGGATATTGC ATAtattgattatctcttcttagGAGATTATGTTGACCGTGGCCAACATAGTTTGGAAACCATCACTCTTCTGCTTGCTTTGAAG GTCGAATATCCTAGTAATGTGCATTTAATTCGAGGGAACCATGAAGCTGCAGATATCAATGCCCTCTTTGGCTTCAGGATCGAGTGCATTGAGCGCATG GGTGAGAGAGATGGCATCTGGGCATGGCATCGGATAAATCGTCTGTTTAATTGGCTTCCTCTAGCTGCCCTAATTGAGAAGAAGATCATTTGCATGCATGGTGGTATTGGACGGTCCATAAATCATGTGGAGCAGATTGAAAGTATCCAACGTCCTATTACCATGGAGGCTGGGTCTATCGTTCTCATGGATTTGTTATG GTCTGACCCAACTGAAAATGACAGTGTAGAAGGTCTTAGGCCAAATGCCAGAGGTCCAGGGTTGGTTACTTTTGGG CCTGATCGAGTGATGGAATTCTGCAACATCAATGATCTGCAGTTGATCGTGCGTGCTCACGAATGTGTGATGGATGGTTTTGAGCGTTTTGCTCAGGGACATTTAATTACTCTATTCTCGGCAACAAATTACTGTG GTACTGCGAATAATGCGGGGGCAATATTGGTTTTGGGAAGAGATCTTGTTGTCGTGCCTAAACTCATTCATCCTTTGCCACCAGCCATCTCATCACCAGAAACATCACCCGAACGCCACATAGAAGACACATGGATGCAG GAGCTCAATGCAAATAGACCTCCGACACCAACCAGAGGACGCCCTCAAGTCGCAACTGATCGGGGTTCTCTTGCTTGGATTTAA